The nucleotide window GGTCGTCTGACGGCTCGTCAAATCGAAGCCGCGCGTCGCGCCATGACTCGCCACATCAAGCGCGGTGGCCGTATCTGGATCCGTATCTTCCCGGACAAGCCGATCTCGCAAAAGCCGGCAGAAGTGCGTATGGGTAACGGTAAGGGTAACCCGGAGTACTACGTCGCCGAGATTCAACCGGGCAAGATGCTGTACGAAATGGACGGTGTGGATGAAGCGCTGGCGCGCGAGGCGTTCCGCCTGGCCGCAGCCAAGCTGCCGATTCAGACGACGTTCTTCGTGCGTCGCCTTGGCGCCTGAAGGGAGAATTTGAAATGAAAGCATCCGAACTTCGTGCCAAGGATGTCGACGGCCTGAACAAGGAACTGTCGGATCTGTTGAAGGCCCAATTCGGTCTTCGCATGCAAGCGGGCACCCAACAGCTGAGCAACACCAGCCAGCTGAAGAAGGTGCGCAAGGACATCGCGCGTGTGCGTACCGTGTTGACTGAGAAGGCGAGCCAGAAATGAACGATACCGCTAAGACCTCGCTGAAGCGTACCCTGGTGGGTAAGGTTGTCAGCGACAAGATGGACAAGACGGTTACCGTGCTGGTCGAGCGTCAAATGAAGCACCCGCTCTACGGCAAGTACATCGTGCGTTCGAAGAAGTACCACGCGCACGACGAGACCAACCAGTACAAGGAAGGCGATACGGTCGAGATTCAAGAATCCCGTCCGCTGTCGAAGACCAAGGCCTGGACGGTTTCCCGTCTCGTGGAAGCTGCCCGCATCATCTAAGGCACGCTGAAGCGAAGGCTTGACTTGCAAGTCCGGAATTATCATTGTATAATTCCGGACTTTCCGCTTCTTTCGCCAAAACCGGTCTTTGGTTTCGCAAGGAAGTGGATGGCTTCCGAGGCCGATTCGTATCCTCTGCGAGTCTGGTTGAGGTAGCAAAGTTGTCCACTTTTGAACGACTCAACCCAAACGGCACCCTTTGGTGCTGACGGGGACCAAGACTGACCGACATGTATGTGTCGGATTAAGTTGGGAAGATAACACCATGATTCAAACTGAAACCCGGCTCGAAGTAGCCGACAACACCGGTGCGCGCGAAGTGATGTGCATCAAGGTGCTGGGCGGCTCCAAGCGTCGCTACGCCGGCATTGGCGACATCATCAAGGTCAGCGTGAAGGATGCTGCCCCGCGTGGTCGCGTCAAGAAGGGCGAAATCTACAACGCAGTGGTCGTGCGCACCGCCAAGGGCGTGCGTCGCCAGGACGGCTCGCTGGTCAAATTCGACGGCAACGCCGCCGTGCTGCTCAACACCAAGCTCGAGCCGATCGGCACCCGTATCTTCGGGCCGGTTACGCGTGAACTGCGTACCGAACGCTTCATGAAGATCGTGTCGCTGGCCCCGGAAGTGCTGTAAGGAGCCGACACATGAACAAGATTCGCAAGGGTGACCAGGTCATCGTGCTGACGGGTAAGGACAAGGCCAAGCGTGGCACGGTCCTGGCCGTTGATGGCGACAAGTTGGTCGTCGAGGGCGTGAACGTTGCCAAGAAGCACGTCAAGCCGAACCCGATGAAGGGCACGCAAGGTGGCGTGGTCGACAAGACGATGCCGATCCACGTTTCGAACGTGGCGCTGGTGGATGCCAATGGCAAGCCGTCGCGCGTGGGCATCAAGGTCGAAGACGGCAAGAAGGTCCGCTTCCTCAAGACGACCGGCGCGGTCGTCGGTGCCTAAGTCGCAGGGAGTATAGATAATGGCCCGTTTGCAAGAATTCTATAAGGACAAGATTGTCGCCGAGCTCACGAAGCAGTTCGGTTACAAGTCTGTCATGGAAGTGCCGCGCATCACCAAGATCACCCTGAACATGGGCCTTGGTCAAGCCGTCGCCGACAAGAAGATCATTGAGCACGCCGTTGGCGACCTGACGAAGATCGCCGGCCAGAAGCCGGTGGTGACGAAGGCTCGCAAGGCTATCGCCGGTTTCAAGATCCGCGAGGGTTATCCGATCGGTACGATGGTGACGCTGCGTGGTGAGCGTATGTTCGAATTCCTGGATCGTTTCATCACCGTGGCCCTGCCGCGCGTGCGTGACTTCCGTGGTATTTCGGGCCGTGCGTTCGATGGTCGTGGCAACTACAACATCGGTGTGAAAGAGCAGATCATTTTCCCCGAAATCGAGTACGACAAAATCGACGCGCTGCGTGGTCTGAACATCAGCATCACCACGACCGCGAAGACTGACGAAGAAGCCAAGGCTCTTCTGTCGGCGTTCAAATTCCCGTTCCGTAACTGAGGTAATCGTGGCTAAACTGGCACTTATCGAACGCGAAAAGAAGCGCGCCCGTCTGGCAG belongs to Pandoraea pnomenusa and includes:
- the rpmC gene encoding 50S ribosomal protein L29; protein product: MKASELRAKDVDGLNKELSDLLKAQFGLRMQAGTQQLSNTSQLKKVRKDIARVRTVLTEKASQK
- the rplP gene encoding 50S ribosomal protein L16 — protein: MLQPKRRKYRKEQKGRNTGVATRGNEVSFGEFGLKAVGRGRLTARQIEAARRAMTRHIKRGGRIWIRIFPDKPISQKPAEVRMGNGKGNPEYYVAEIQPGKMLYEMDGVDEALAREAFRLAAAKLPIQTTFFVRRLGA
- the rplN gene encoding 50S ribosomal protein L14 translates to MIQTETRLEVADNTGAREVMCIKVLGGSKRRYAGIGDIIKVSVKDAAPRGRVKKGEIYNAVVVRTAKGVRRQDGSLVKFDGNAAVLLNTKLEPIGTRIFGPVTRELRTERFMKIVSLAPEVL
- the rplE gene encoding 50S ribosomal protein L5; this translates as MARLQEFYKDKIVAELTKQFGYKSVMEVPRITKITLNMGLGQAVADKKIIEHAVGDLTKIAGQKPVVTKARKAIAGFKIREGYPIGTMVTLRGERMFEFLDRFITVALPRVRDFRGISGRAFDGRGNYNIGVKEQIIFPEIEYDKIDALRGLNISITTTAKTDEEAKALLSAFKFPFRN
- the rpsQ gene encoding 30S ribosomal protein S17, whose translation is MNDTAKTSLKRTLVGKVVSDKMDKTVTVLVERQMKHPLYGKYIVRSKKYHAHDETNQYKEGDTVEIQESRPLSKTKAWTVSRLVEAARII
- the rplX gene encoding 50S ribosomal protein L24, encoding MNKIRKGDQVIVLTGKDKAKRGTVLAVDGDKLVVEGVNVAKKHVKPNPMKGTQGGVVDKTMPIHVSNVALVDANGKPSRVGIKVEDGKKVRFLKTTGAVVGA